A stretch of DNA from Mugil cephalus isolate CIBA_MC_2020 chromosome 12, CIBA_Mcephalus_1.1, whole genome shotgun sequence:
AAGGTCCTCTTCTCGTTGAGCGAAGCGATCTGGAGCCACTTGTCAAAGCGCGGGTCGTAGCGGTAGGCGCTGTCTATGGCCGTCTTACCCTTTGTGTCGTAGGTGCTCTGACCTGAGGAGTCAACGAGAATCAACGTTTGCAATCAATAGTTGCACAAAACCATTCATTCTACTTcgtttttccaaaaaaaaaaatggttctttGGTCATTCTTTGTGTCTTGATCATGAAGGAAGTAGTAGAGTCCACACGAACAATGGGCTGGactgtacaagaagggcctgagtagactctactttctcaggaagctcaggtctttcaatgtgtgttACTAGAGTCTTTTTACCAGTCTTTTGTAGcgagtgccctgtactttgctgcGGTTTCTTCAGTAGGAGCTAAAATTGATcccgaaaggctggacatgtgattgggaGTTGGAgtcgtttgtctcagtgagggacatgAGGACACTGGTTAAACTGGTCTCctttatggacaatccatcccatccactactcCAAACGTTAGATgcacagaggagctcattctccagcagaatgattcataGTGAAccctacagaacttcttttaatCCTCACTCTATCCAGCTTTTTATAACAACTAACCTACTTTGACCAATTCCCAAATTACCTGGCCATATTaaatgtggtttgtgtgtgaatcGTAGGTGTTCTTACCTCCGACGATGAAGAGGAAGCCGCCCAGCAGAGCCACGCCATGCTGGTAGCGGGGCACCTCCATGGGCTTCAGGGCTCTCCAGTGACAGGTCTTCTCGTCGTACAGCCGTAACTCCCGGCTCACCACCAGCTGCTGCCGCATGACGCCGCCCAGCGCCAGGATGTGCGTGGCGTCCGACCTTATCTGAGTCCTCTCGGTCTGCAGGGCGGGCTGCATGAAGGGCATCATCTGGTAGTTGCTGGCCTCCAGCAGGAGGTTCACGCAGGCCGTCTCGGAGCGCATCAGGGAgttgccttcctcctcctcgtcgtcctgGGAGATCTGGATCAGCTCGCTGGGGCTCATCAGGGGGAAGCGAATGTGCTGCATCAGGGCGTACGCGGAGGAGCGGCGTTTGGGGGAGTCGTGGTTCAGCCATCCTCTGGCGATGTGGTAGAGCTCCAGCTCAGAGAAACCTTTCAGCGAGTTGCTGCCGAGGGCCTTGGCCATGCTGGTCTCGGAGAGCTGGAGGTAGCGACCACACTGCACCAACTCTGAGAGGTTCTGGCTCACGAACTCACCTAGGTTTGATGAAGACAGGATAGATATTGGATGGATTTAGGGTTAGACAAGCTTATTATATTGTTAGAAATATGTCTTAGATTAGTTTTACCCACCTATATTCAGGAGTACATCCTCCAGAAGCAAATCGAGGGCGATGTGCTCGACTTCCACACAGTTATCAGTGGTGATCTGTACCGAGAAACAAgagccaaaataaatgaattcaatcAGATAAAAGGGGACTAAGAAAAAGAACGACCTTGGCCTGTACTGTAcctaaatatgtattttatattctgAGAAAAGGACATATGAAGTTGAAAGAAACTGCTCTCACCTCAGAGCTCAGGAGCTGGTTGCAGAAGCTCAGCACAGGCATGACCTGCAGGAAGTTTGCCGCCTCCAGCGTGTCCTGCAGATTACCCATGTCCAGGCTGACTTTGGAGGTGTAGATGAACTCTATGATGTTCTTTAAACCCAACTTAGTGACCCCGTGCAGCTTGATCTCCCTCATCTCCTGCTCCCTCATGCCTCCTGGACAAGTGCGAAGAGTTAAAGGCGACATTTGTGTTGTAAAAATGTGCGTAGATTAGAGTTGTTTACAGCTGCATGACTTTAACCATATTTAGACGACAAACCTGTGAACATGGCCTTGAAGTAGTCACTGGATGAAGCCATGATGACTCTGTGGACTGGGAACCTTTCCTTGCTGTCTCCAGGAACCAAGACCACGTCACAGAGAGTCTCATCCGACCGAAAAGCATCAAAGCCCTTTGGGGGAAACGATGTCATGAAAAGATTAACATGGTGCATGTGGTGACTTCTAATACAGGGCTCTGTTTGTGTtatgaagtagggaccctctacctactacatgtgttatATACTAAActtggtctagtgctatttataaatatacattattattattattttgaattcaatattcaaataatacaggttcaGATTTGCTAGGCAATAAGATGTATGCACCAAACATGTGGAGGACGCTTTTCTTTGAGGGGAAAATACAGTGAGAACAACATGTGATGTCTAACATTTACCTGCAACACAGCCGAGCCGTGGTCAGAGCTACTGAACACCTTGGACAGCGGCCGAGGGGGGAGCTTAGGCTTCGTCGACTTGTCGGGGCGTTTGGGAGGCGTTTCCACTCTCGGAGGGAGAGGAgtcggagctggagctggagctggaggaggtggaggaggagaaacgagGGCCGGCGGAGGAGGAAACCTGTCCTCTGTTGAGCCAAACACAAGCGACAAACAGACATTAGAACAACACTTTcatatatattaaactcagttcagttcaattcaactttatttgtcctgaaGGGAATAAACAGGGCCCACGCCCTCAACATTCAACAGTAATAACACACTAACACTGTCAGGGACAACATTCAGgtgtcctcctgtgtctcccaAGAATTCACAACTGCCAGGTGCGttgacagaaaataatcaatgattaaagaaaaagatATTAAAAGTCCTTATATAAGAAATCCCAGGTTCATTCCCACAGGgacagatttagatttaaccTTCTGAGACCTTGCGTccacatatgtggacattaagttttaggttttattgcagcttattctgcttcatttaaacccgttgtcctcattagtggacgctttagtctgccatctagtcgTAGCAAAGGGCTCATACATTAGTTGgcaaaaaagtcagaattctacagttaaaatttatttatttatgcttaaaaaacgtttctagtttgatatgagccacaaatttaatacattttatctttagcaacgagctacaacctgtaattagcaagtactcgtaggaggacgttgggacttcgtTGTTCCGTCTtagctcagccatgttcaggtattaaaataaactgtttgatGTTTTGTCACATAATGATGACTTTACAATAGTTATTTTTAAGACTGcgacttcctgttgaaagatgatgcttagtttttatacatatttgGTCCTTCCTCATCTCAAATACctttaatagaaattaaaaaatgcagaccaaacaaaagctcgggtctccAGAGGTTAAAGGTCTAATAGCAGAGGTGATAAAAGATCTGgaataaacatttgttttcctacatgcagctttaaaacacattcCTGAGGGCACACGCTGAAAGTTTGCTGCTAGGATGTTGCACATTAACACCCCTTATTCAAGCCTCCTTGACCACCCTTTTATTCCAGAGTTGGGGCAAGTCTTCCTGCTGCACCCCAGTTATTTATTGGTTTGGTGTaaagtgtttgtatttgtacattGTGACTCCAACTATAACAGCTGCTGCTTATTCTGTTGATAGCAAACACTTAGCTTATCTAAGCGTCTATATGAGCCTGATGTCATAATAAAGTgaatatgtttttcttctgcatctCTTTTGTGCAgcaaaactcttttttttcacgTTGTTGTGCAACAGTAAGAAGACCTGAGCTGTGAAGTACTTTTTATATATTGGAAGAGTTTGCATTGAAACCTGCTGCTAAGTGTGAAACAAAGAGGAATTCATTCAAAGCGTGCGCTGCATTTAAAAACCCTGGGACTGTGATGTCTCACGCACCTTGTTGAACAGGTGGAGGAGGCCTCTCCTGCTGAGCCGGATGTCGATCTCTGGACTGATGCCTGCCGCTGAGACGTCCCAGTGTCCGGCTCAGCCGTCCCGGCCCGCTGTCCTCTCCGTTCCCCCTGCAGAGG
This window harbors:
- the si:rp71-68n21.9 gene encoding kelch-like protein 9 → MGGNGEDSGPGRLSRTLGRLSGRHQSRDRHPAQQERPPPPVQQEDRFPPPPALVSPPPPPPAPAPAPTPLPPRVETPPKRPDKSTKPKLPPRPLSKVFSSSDHGSAVLQGFDAFRSDETLCDVVLVPGDSKERFPVHRVIMASSSDYFKAMFTGGMREQEMREIKLHGVTKLGLKNIIEFIYTSKVSLDMGNLQDTLEAANFLQVMPVLSFCNQLLSSEITTDNCVEVEHIALDLLLEDVLLNIGEFVSQNLSELVQCGRYLQLSETSMAKALGSNSLKGFSELELYHIARGWLNHDSPKRRSSAYALMQHIRFPLMSPSELIQISQDDEEEEGNSLMRSETACVNLLLEASNYQMMPFMQPALQTERTQIRSDATHILALGGVMRQQLVVSRELRLYDEKTCHWRALKPMEVPRYQHGVALLGGFLFIVGGQSTYDTKGKTAIDSAYRYDPRFDKWLQIASLNEKRTFFHLSALKGKLFAVGGRNASGEIDTVECYNLKKNEWTFVANMVEPHYGHAGTVHGDLMYISGGITRDTFQKELWCYNPADDTWSRRADMTELRGLHCMCTVEDRLYVMGGNHFRGSSDYDDVLGCEYYRPDTDQWTVVSPMPRGQSDVGVTVFNGQIYVVGGYSWNSRCMVDIVQRYDPQEDAWDRVFNVLEPLGGIRACTMTVHLPEGSVDEAQIQECPLPTAKS